The following nucleotide sequence is from Photobacterium gaetbulicola Gung47.
ATACCGACTTTGCGCGAGCCCATGCGGAAATCGCGAGGGGTGTCATCGTATTTCCAGCGGAACACAAAGTAGGCCGCCATGATGAAGATTGGCGGTAGCATTGCGGTACCGGCTGTCAGGTTGATGGCTTGGTTCATCATGTCCTGTACCGACTCAGAGCCGAAGCCGTTGACGATAAGCATCACAAATACGAAGGCAAACTGCCACCATGCGGCGCGCACAGGTACACCGTGTTCGTTAAGCTCAGTGGTTTTCTCGCCGTAGACGCCTTTAGGGATTTCAGAGAAGTGGATTTTTACCGGAGCTGCGGTCCACATCATCATCGAGCCGAACATGGCGATGAACAGAACGATACCGACAAAGCGGCCAACCAGAGACTGGGAAATCTCGAAGTAGTTCGCCATACCGGTAAAGATTTCGACCATACCGCCGGCGTAGGTCAGATCTTCACGGGCGACGAAGACGTTGACCAGCAATGAGCCCACAGCGTACATCGCGCCGATTGCGATACCCGCGGCAATGATGACTTTGATGAATGACTTGTGGCCGCCTTTCACGTCGTTGAGGTAGGCTGCCGCTGTTTCAGCGCCGCCTGCTGCCTGGAAGATCCAGCACATAATACCCAGCGTTGCCCAGTTGATGGTCGGGCTCATGGCTTCCATGGTGATTGGCTGGGCTGGCGTATAGTCGCCGCTCAGTGCCATTAAAGCACCAAGCACATAGATGCCGAACAACGCGAATACGCCGTAGGCCACTATCTCGGAGATTTTACCCAGCCAAGACGCCCCTTTGGTGGAGATGTGGGTAGCCGCCGCAAACAAAACGATTGATATTAGCGAGGTGACCATTGGCGAGAAGGTGTATTCGTAACCCAGCATAGCGTAGGACGCATAGGCGATAACGTTCGGTAGTAGCGATACGAACCAGAACAGGTTAACGAACCAGTAAAGGAAAGAGCCAAGGTAAGCTGCTTTGGTGCCCAGAGGTTTTTTCAGCCAGTCGTACATTCCCGACTCGGAGTTCTTATTGGCCGATACAAACTCGGCAATAATGAACACGAACGGGATAAAGTAGACCACGGTAGCCAGCAAGAAAATGGGCGCGGAGCTCAAGCCGAGCTCGATGTTGTTGTTTACGATGTTGCGCACGTTGAAAACTGCCGCAAAGGTCATCGATAGCAACGCAAATTTGCCAATCGTGCCGCGTAAGGATTCAGACATTGTGTCCTCCGTTATTTTGTGTCTGTTAGGACTGATGTTGTGTGGTTATACCCAAGTAACCTGGAGGTGTCCGACGGTTACTTGGGTATAACAGCACTTGGTTGCGAAGTCCAATTAGTTATCTGTTGCCTTTGCCTTGCTTGGCAGAGAAAGCACAATGGGCTTCCTCTGCCATTTGATTTTGGGGTTACTCCGTGGCTAATGTCGGTGCGGCTTCTTTCATCCGCTCTTCATCACCAAGGGACTTCTCGTACTGGCTGTACTTCCACCAGGCAAAGCCAAGGAAGATCACGATGCCGCCCACGTTGTAGAAAATGATGGTCATGATGTCTGCGCCGGTCGGGAAGGTAGACGCGAGGAATCCGATCGAGAAGATACCGATCAGAACCGACACCACGGCGATACCTAATTTGCGCGAGCCCATCTTGAAGTCACGCTCCAGGTGGTCGAGCTTGAGGCGCAGGTTGAGGTAGGCCAGCATGATGAATAGCGGTGGCAGCATTGAAGCCGCAGCGGTCATGTTGATCACGGTATTCATCAGGTCTTGCGCCGTATCCGAGCCCAGTGTAGGGATCACCATCAGCGGGAAGACAATGGCGTATTGCACCCATGCCGCGCGGGCAGGCACACCGTTTTCGTTCAGCTCGACGGTCTTCTTGCCGAAGATGCCTTCAGGGATTTCAGAGAAGAAGATTTTTACCGGGGTCGCCGTCCACATCAGCAGCGAGCCAAACATCGCGGTGAAGGACACCAAGCCGACAAAGCGGTTCATCAGGATTTCCGGCAGACCGAAGTAACTGGCCATACCCTCGAACACCTGCACCGAGCCGCCGGTGTATTTCAGCGCGTCGCTTGATACGAACACGTTGATCAGGATAGAAGCCACGGAATACAGGGCACCGATGATAATGCCCGCCACGATAATCACCTTGACGAAAGACTTGGAGCCGCCTTTGACGTCGTTAACGTAAACCGCGACGGATTCGGCACCACCGGCTGCCATGAAGATCCAGGTGGTAATACCGAGGAAGGCCCAGCTGAATTCCGGGATCATTGCCTCAACAGTGATAGGATCAGCAGGTTGTACCCCCCCGATCAGTGCGGCGCCCGACAGCAGGATGTAGGACATGGTCAGCAGCAGCATCAGGGAGGACGTCACAGAGGTGATGGGACCTAACATCTTCGCACCGTTGGTCGAAACGTAGGTGGCGAAGGCGAACAGGATCATACTCAGCGCCGTGGTAGTAAACGGCGTCAGGATGTATTCGTAACCGAGGAAGGCATACGACGCATAGGCGATTACCCTTGGCAGCAGCGACGTAAAGAAGAACAGGTTAACGAACCAGTAGGTATAGGCCGAGATGAACGCCCAGCGGCCACCCAGCGAGCTTTTCACCCAGGCATAGACCCCAGCCTCTGAATCTTTGTTGAGCGAAACAAATTCCGCGATGATCAGGCAGAACGGAATGAAGTAAAACAGCGTGGCCAGGAAGAACATCGGCGCTGAGGCCAAGCCAATCTCAATGTTGTTGTTGATGACATTGTTGAAGCTGAACACTGCCGCAAATGTCAGGGAGAGCAAGCCAAATTTGCCTATCGTATTACGTTTTGTATCAGACATTTTAATCTCCGAAGAGTCACGTTATATCTAGGGTATTGGAAGGGCTGCCGGCCGAGGCCGGGCCCTTCTGTTATTATTTTTTTGAATGTCTTGTTTACTTGTTAAGGAAGTAGCCATCTTCGATGGTCACTTTCAGCACGACCTTGCGTACCCGGTTGTCACCGTGGAAGCGATACGCTTTGTGGTTGTCGCAAATCGCCACTTGGCCTTCGTACAGCTCGCGGGTTTCGCCGGCACCTTGCAGGTATTCGCGGTCGGTTTCGTCGCGGTAGGCCTCCACCACGTCAAGCTCTGACTTGTCAGCGAACTCAACGGTTTCACGGCCTTCCAGGTAGTAGTGCACATCGAAGTAACGGCGGTTGCCTTCGAAGGTGCCGGTGTTGCGGGCAACACCGTCTTCAATCATGTAAACCAGCGAATCGCCGATGGAGTGCATTACGCCATCTTTGATATTGGCGATGTTTTCAATCGCTTCGACACAGCGATTCCATTTACGGCCATCGCGGTATACCTCTTTGAATTGCTCTAGGCTC
It contains:
- a CDS encoding putative oxidoreductase (COG0531), with protein sequence MSDTKRNTIGKFGLLSLTFAAVFSFNNVINNNIEIGLASAPMFFLATLFYFIPFCLIIAEFVSLNKDSEAGVYAWVKSSLGGRWAFISAYTYWFVNLFFFTSLLPRVIAYASYAFLGYEYILTPFTTTALSMILFAFATYVSTNGAKMLGPITSVTSSLMLLLTMSYILLSGAALIGGVQPADPITVEAMIPEFSWAFLGITTWIFMAAGGAESVAVYVNDVKGGSKSFVKVIIVAGIIIGALYSVASILINVFVSSDALKYTGGSVQVFEGMASYFGLPEILMNRFVGLVSFTAMFGSLLMWTATPVKIFFSEIPEGIFGKKTVELNENGVPARAAWVQYAIVFPLMVIPTLGSDTAQDLMNTVINMTAAASMLPPLFIMLAYLNLRLKLDHLERDFKMGSRKLGIAVVSVLIGIFSIGFLASTFPTGADIMTIIFYNVGGIVIFLGFAWWKYSQYEKSLGDEERMKEAAPTLATE
- a CDS encoding putative oxidoreductase (COG0531); amino-acid sequence: MSESLRGTIGKFALLSMTFAAVFNVRNIVNNNIELGLSSAPIFLLATVVYFIPFVFIIAEFVSANKNSESGMYDWLKKPLGTKAAYLGSFLYWFVNLFWFVSLLPNVIAYASYAMLGYEYTFSPMVTSLISIVLFAAATHISTKGASWLGKISEIVAYGVFALFGIYVLGALMALSGDYTPAQPITMEAMSPTINWATLGIMCWIFQAAGGAETAAAYLNDVKGGHKSFIKVIIAAGIAIGAMYAVGSLLVNVFVAREDLTYAGGMVEIFTGMANYFEISQSLVGRFVGIVLFIAMFGSMMMWTAAPVKIHFSEIPKGVYGEKTTELNEHGVPVRAAWWQFAFVFVMLIVNGFGSESVQDMMNQAINLTAGTAMLPPIFIMAAYFVFRWKYDDTPRDFRMGSRKVGMAIVSVLIVIFVVSMTASAFPTGVNLVRAFFINVFMTAVFSAIAWWWISRFEKKQAGKLAVTEQETVTQ
- a CDS encoding cryptic beta-D-galactosidase subunit beta (COG2731), whose translation is MIVLESLEQFKEVYRDGRKWNRCVEAIENIANIKDGVMHSIGDSLVYMIEDGVARNTGTFEGNRRYFDVHYYLEGRETVEFADKSELDVVEAYRDETDREYLQGAGETRELYEGQVAICDNHKAYRFHGDNRVRKVVLKVTIEDGYFLNK